One Planctomicrobium piriforme DNA segment encodes these proteins:
- a CDS encoding coiled-coil domain-containing protein yields the protein MKTPHPSFPERLAQLQRRLRWVHCGIATCWALFAITAIVVVLAAVDFAWELPRQTRVVLLAIGVGAMLCWCLLQFMRIFRRWGTLATTAEVEAKFPELGQRIRTAAQYEAGQSSSAGSAPALVQALVEETRKQAEPLDFNQVVPYRPLWTSFAVLSLTLLAVLCSSAANWEWGTALSRTLGARNEYSALVVKPGNADVDQGRSLPIEFQIQGRPRKSLQLSWRLASSEDNAWTTDVIDDQSGEHPAPREWSYQYQLQQVREPVEYRITAGPEISPIYRVGVRYPLKIKQVKTSLQSPAYTGGAEHQVADGNVSGLAGSAATFVIELDREPVSADVQLSRVGDLEPDEERTRMAPVEIQGNVLTWKLPLQQDLTWMLAARSAEGMSLPEKRFRVRIRTDRAPEVSFQDPQADAEVHTLAEVLLRMRASDDFGLTKSGIVFQINNLEEHTLLEEDFAAAAAAAAELENGKRLAPQTRAQLERILPLEYFGLTQKDAVTYYAFAEDNFPNGPHRTQTDLRFIDIRPFRIEYLDRTGQAPGGGNGGAGGRGPTALDELIRRERYILNRTMKLGVRNSSWGESEYNTVDELVKEQAQLAALTRELADFTLQFATVEEVDTLYLAETSMLAAIDSLSVGNLESATIQEKDAQQYLVEGRNQLRSLLQRNRTVRRSFASFSSQMLARMFRNQQNDEFAQSLVSRLRGLAREEASLSQLARSMSDAIGDAGGQPAPTEAQQKSIVELENRQYEATSTAQEILKRLEQIDDLTELVKARMREATERADSASAALGSSEFKTASAEALAASNRFDELARHVAALVGEEFSQRIASTGLLVSDLAQSERELLQRLRKNPSESSPQGEQPADLSMQVQRLQAQAETVSDLVKDLTNLKDPNAGDGPDQVAELAEQQKIPETLRRIREASEKLGEGLPNVNSEMISELEDTRERNELTAVALDQLYRRLVMPRLTLLRELETRASEVQRRMERLEDAADIGEWTRDLAQLIQQLSAEQAAGTAREELTQLIEQDQMPAESEWAAAASGGFVTAPPVLSEKVRRVTNEVRRQILELILADFHQSHDEPVPAEYAQMVNTYFQVLATDQ from the coding sequence ATGAAGACTCCTCATCCCAGCTTTCCCGAACGTCTTGCTCAGCTGCAGCGCCGGCTGCGCTGGGTGCATTGCGGCATCGCGACCTGTTGGGCGTTATTCGCGATCACCGCGATCGTCGTCGTGTTGGCTGCCGTCGACTTTGCGTGGGAACTCCCTCGGCAGACTCGAGTCGTGCTGTTGGCAATCGGCGTTGGAGCAATGTTGTGCTGGTGCCTGCTGCAATTCATGCGAATTTTTCGGCGTTGGGGAACGCTGGCGACCACTGCCGAAGTGGAAGCGAAATTCCCTGAACTCGGTCAACGAATCCGTACGGCCGCCCAGTATGAAGCCGGCCAGTCTTCCTCAGCAGGTTCAGCGCCGGCACTCGTGCAGGCGCTGGTGGAAGAAACGCGAAAACAAGCCGAGCCGCTGGATTTCAATCAGGTGGTTCCTTACCGGCCGCTCTGGACCAGCTTTGCTGTGTTAAGCCTGACCCTGCTCGCGGTGCTGTGCAGCAGCGCTGCAAATTGGGAATGGGGGACCGCACTGTCTCGCACACTGGGAGCGAGAAACGAATACTCGGCATTGGTGGTCAAGCCGGGGAATGCGGATGTGGATCAGGGACGTTCCCTCCCCATTGAGTTTCAGATTCAGGGCCGGCCACGGAAATCGCTGCAGCTTTCCTGGCGGCTGGCCTCAAGTGAAGACAATGCCTGGACTACGGATGTCATCGATGACCAGTCCGGCGAACATCCGGCGCCGCGAGAATGGTCCTACCAGTATCAGTTGCAGCAGGTGCGGGAACCGGTCGAGTATCGCATCACTGCCGGACCGGAGATCAGCCCGATCTATCGTGTCGGCGTACGCTATCCCTTGAAGATCAAACAGGTGAAAACCAGTTTGCAGTCTCCCGCTTATACCGGCGGTGCAGAACACCAGGTCGCCGACGGCAACGTCAGCGGGCTCGCCGGCAGCGCAGCGACATTCGTCATCGAACTGGACCGGGAACCTGTCTCGGCCGATGTGCAGTTGTCGCGCGTGGGGGATCTTGAACCTGATGAAGAACGCACGCGAATGGCGCCTGTTGAGATTCAAGGGAATGTCCTCACCTGGAAGCTGCCGCTGCAGCAGGATCTGACCTGGATGCTGGCTGCACGGTCCGCTGAAGGGATGTCATTGCCGGAAAAACGTTTTCGGGTCCGCATCCGAACAGACCGCGCGCCGGAGGTCTCCTTTCAAGATCCACAGGCAGACGCCGAGGTGCATACGCTGGCCGAAGTGTTGCTGCGCATGCGGGCGTCGGACGATTTCGGTCTGACGAAATCGGGAATTGTCTTTCAGATCAACAACCTGGAAGAGCACACCTTGCTCGAAGAAGATTTCGCCGCGGCTGCCGCGGCTGCAGCAGAACTGGAAAATGGAAAGCGGCTCGCTCCTCAAACCCGGGCACAACTCGAACGCATTCTGCCGCTGGAGTACTTCGGACTCACTCAAAAGGATGCGGTGACTTACTACGCCTTCGCTGAAGACAATTTCCCAAATGGTCCGCATCGCACGCAGACGGATTTGCGATTCATCGACATCCGGCCGTTTCGAATTGAGTATCTCGACCGCACCGGACAGGCCCCTGGCGGCGGCAACGGGGGAGCAGGCGGGCGGGGTCCGACGGCGCTGGATGAGTTGATCCGCCGCGAGCGATACATTCTCAACCGCACGATGAAGCTGGGAGTCCGGAACAGCAGTTGGGGGGAGTCGGAATACAACACCGTCGACGAACTGGTCAAAGAGCAGGCCCAGCTGGCCGCGCTGACTCGCGAGCTGGCCGACTTCACACTTCAATTTGCAACAGTCGAAGAAGTCGACACGCTCTACCTGGCAGAGACCTCAATGCTTGCCGCGATCGACTCCTTGTCAGTGGGCAATCTCGAATCCGCGACAATTCAGGAGAAGGACGCACAGCAGTATCTGGTCGAAGGCCGCAATCAATTGCGGAGCCTGCTGCAGCGTAACCGCACAGTGCGAAGATCGTTTGCGAGCTTCAGTTCGCAGATGCTGGCGAGGATGTTTCGGAACCAGCAAAATGATGAGTTCGCCCAATCGCTCGTGTCGCGACTGCGGGGACTCGCCCGTGAGGAGGCGTCTCTTTCGCAACTGGCGAGAAGCATGTCAGATGCCATAGGCGATGCTGGGGGGCAACCAGCTCCCACCGAAGCCCAGCAGAAGAGCATCGTCGAACTGGAGAATCGCCAATACGAAGCGACTTCGACGGCGCAGGAAATTCTCAAACGCCTGGAACAAATTGACGATCTGACAGAGCTGGTCAAAGCTCGCATGCGGGAAGCCACTGAGCGAGCGGATTCCGCCTCCGCCGCATTGGGCTCAAGCGAATTCAAGACTGCCTCCGCAGAAGCGCTGGCCGCGTCAAACCGCTTTGACGAACTCGCGCGGCATGTGGCGGCGCTGGTCGGTGAGGAATTCTCGCAGCGGATTGCCAGCACCGGACTGCTCGTCTCAGACCTGGCGCAGTCTGAGCGGGAACTCCTGCAGCGTCTCAGGAAGAATCCATCGGAGTCGTCGCCGCAGGGGGAACAACCAGCGGATCTCTCCATGCAAGTGCAACGCCTGCAGGCTCAGGCGGAGACCGTTTCGGACCTGGTGAAAGACCTGACTAACTTGAAAGATCCCAACGCCGGCGACGGTCCCGATCAGGTCGCGGAACTGGCCGAGCAACAAAAGATTCCCGAGACGTTGCGTCGCATCCGCGAAGCCAGCGAGAAACTTGGCGAAGGTCTTCCAAATGTGAACTCCGAGATGATCAGCGAACTGGAAGACACCCGGGAACGCAACGAACTGACGGCCGTCGCACTCGACCAGTTGTATCGCCGTCTGGTGATGCCGCGGCTGACTCTGTTGCGAGAATTGGAAACAAGAGCGAGTGAAGTGCAGCGCCGGATGGAACGGCTGGAAGACGCCGCCGATATTGGCGAATGGACCCGTGATCTCGCACAGCTCATTCAGCAGTTGTCGGCGGAACAGGCGGCCGGAACGGCCCGTGAAGAACTGACTCAACTGATCGAACAGGATCAGATGCCAGCTGAATCGGAATGGGCCGCTGCCGCGTCGGGCGGCTTTGTCACCGCTCCGCCGGTCCTCAGCGAAAAGGTCCGCCGCGTCACCAATGAAGTCCGCAGGCAGATTCTCGAATTGATTCTGGCCGACTTTCACCAGAGCCATGACGAACCGGTGCCGGCCGAGTACGCGCAAATGGTGAATACGTATTTTCAGGTGCTGGCGACCGATCAATAG